The following are encoded together in the Malaya genurostris strain Urasoe2022 chromosome 3, Malgen_1.1, whole genome shotgun sequence genome:
- the LOC131438232 gene encoding retinaldehyde-binding protein 1-like, giving the protein MATDLSVNKCPEQYDTYNFSLPERYRKIAQDDLGETDEIREQSLAIMRDWIAKHPSIKTCRTDALFLLRFLRMRKFSIPRAQETLERYLAMRQTFPQWFQNLDPQDETMRELIDGNQFQILGQDSSGRTVILVQLKNFNPDRFTSTQQTRHMMLPLEITFDDEKTQIGGYVIILDYADFTMHHLAVWSLTDIKNIMDCVNHSLPIRMREVHAIRVPRFAVTVAELAMTCLSTKLRKRIFCHKSMMEAKKHLDESLLTTDYEGGIQDPQELKRKLIESVTEKRHQLLQLDGMEIDATKYRSMWHQTSDEDIESGVTGSFRKLTVD; this is encoded by the exons ATGGCAACAGATTTAAGTGTGAACAAGTGCCCTGAACAGTACGATACCTATAATTTCAGTCTGCCCGAACGGTACCGTAAAATAGCACAAGATGATCTCGGTGAAACAGATGAGATCCGAGAGCAGTCTTTAGCGATAATGCGTGACTGGATTGCCAAGCACCCTTCTATCAAAACATGTCGCACGGATGCGTTGTTTCTGTTACGGTTTCTTCGAATGCGAAAGTTTTCCATTCCTAGAGCCCAGGAAACGTTGGAACGGTATCTGGCAATGCGACAAACATTTCCTCAGTGGTTCCAGAATCTCGACCCGCAGGATGAAACAATGCGAGAATTGATTGATGgaaatcagtttcaaattttGGGTCAGGACTCAAGCGGTCGAACTGTAATTTTGGTACAGCTGAAAAACTTTAATCCGGACCGGTTTACATCGACCCAGCAGACACGACATATGATGTTACCTTTAGAGATAACGTTCGATGACGAGAAAACGCAGATCGGTGGTTATGTGATTATTTTGGACTATGCAGACTTCACGATGCATCATCTGGCCGTCTGGTCCTTGACGGATATTAAGAACATTATGGATTGTGTGAATCACTCGTTGCCAATCAGAATGCGTGAAGTCCATGCTATCCGAGTGCCCAGGTTTGCAGTCACCGTGGCAGAATTGGCGATGACTTGTCTGAGTACAAAACTGAGAAAAAGGATATTT tgtCACAAATCAATGATGGAGGCAAAAAAACATCTGGATGAATCACTATTGACCACTGACTACGAAGGAGGTATCCAAGATCCGCAAGAGTTGAAAAGAAAACTGATTGAAAGTGTCACGGAAAAACGTCACCAATTACTGCAGCTGGACGGAATGGAAATCGATGCCACAAAGTACCGATCTATGTGGCATCAAACCAGCGACGAAGACATCGAGTCGGGGGTGACTGGAAGCTTTCGGAAGCTAACTGTGGACTAA